The Vigna radiata var. radiata cultivar VC1973A chromosome 6, Vradiata_ver6, whole genome shotgun sequence DNA segment ttgttttgatagatattgaagcaatactggaagcaaagatgaagagccaagaagGTGGAGCTTAGAAGGGTCTAAAAaagcaccagaaggagggacaACACGAAGCTTAGGTGCCCTGTATGGAAGCTCAAGCGTCGAAAATCAACGTCCACCGCCCGAGCGCCCCTCCTGGCCACTTGGGCAGCAGGGTCTCGAAGCCTGGGCGCCCAACTCAAGGCCTAGGCCTTATGTTAACattctggcaagtgtaccgaatcgtatgaagtaataataatacggtaagtccgaatatcgtatcccaagggactcttaggcctggacgttcatgtgaattgatttcataagacttgagtaaaaattgaatttagggATTGTAAatgcaaaatctaaaataaacatgcatgaatggtgttgttggggtttacggtttcatcttAATCCaatctcttatatctactattcttttttgttatcaatgttcatgcaactttctaatttactctgaaccccgatgtctcggcgaagagagcctactcccaattactagtttactatgtctagccTCCCTAGTAATTAGACATGCATTAGtgaacagaagcttaaagcaattgaccgtcctatgttggaaaacaggtaggcttctttttacaccaagaaggggagtgaattggtgatttatcaaaaataagttctttttgcaatcttgaaaacaatgtaaaaaactttttgaactttcttcaAATGAAAGCAATCAAAAAAtgtatgcagcagaaaaacgtagAAAATATTTCCTAGTAATATATTCCTAACCATACTTggtataattttacaaaaaaataagtatagAATATTATGGTGTTAATTTATCAACCTTCCATATATGCATTCATCACCCTCTTAAAACTCAAATTCTTGATATTTATCcccaaaaaaatgtttttctgcaatatttattgtatttttctcctttttctgtCTCTACTATATAGTGCAcaacacttttaattttaattgaaaaaactgttcagaatcataaaatatcttaagTATCGTATAACTTGTTTATCATACATAAGGAGAAAgtgaacaacaaataaaaaaaattgttgatgatatatttatacaagaacgtggtacaaagattttaatttgcatgaattaatttcataatattgtAAGGAAGGCACAATTGGGTTCCACTAAAGCACTCAtttgcatatattttatttgtagctTCAGTAGGGTGAGCAaagtcaaaaaaataatattcattccGGTTTGCACAAGGTTTCCTTCCTTGGACACAAGAgtcaaaaatatatctaaaccctgaaaatgtaataaatataagcATCAGTTATGATCATATTAGAATTCAAAATACACACAAACTTCTTAATTCCTTTTTTTCAAGAGAATAATGGGAGACGTTGTTTACCATAGCTTTCAGGagaatttcttattttctggGTGAAATTGTAATTatccaaattaataaaatgtgaaTGTGAGAGTTGAGTTTGCAAATCTTGTAGCTTCCCAGGGAGTTTGTTTGAGTAGTGTTTAACCTTCTGATTTATATCTTCATTGCATTTTTGGGAATATGGTGTCCTTACAACAGATACTGGTGTGCAACCAATTTGACCAATTCTACTTACCACAAACTTTCGAGCTCCAAGATCATAAATTTTCTAGGACAAAAGAATGAATGAaggaaacacatttttcacattATTTGGGAAGAATTAAATACATGATATGTAAAATACTTAATTGAAAGGtgacatattaaaatttaacaattactACGTGAGAAAACAACATGTAAttcaaaatgtttattaaaatattacctTGATACGTGAAACCAGTTGTTCAAGTAGGTAATCTGCATACTTTTCTGGATTTAGATTGTTCTTGGTTCCATTTGGATACTTGAAATAATTCAACATGTAATCATTAGATCCAATTGATAAGAGATATAAGGAATTGGCTAAGTAATGCCTTAGTTTTGTTTTGCTATGTATGTTTCTTGGAAGATCGTTGGCCACAGTTGAGGTGAAGTATTCAATTTGTTTGTCTAAAGACAAACAATCCCCCTTtgtcacaaaataaaaatatgatgagaaataaattgaacaagaaatttttatttgagtCAAATATGTTTCTTATCATGAAgctacttttaaatattatattcttttcgaaattgaatatatgtttattttgttcatgtattttataagaattacattaaacatgttttcaacaaataacatttgaaatatttattatatcataaatgaAGTTCTATTGTGAATTAGACTATAANTTTCATGTCTTGTTTGTTGAAAGGATATTTTATATGACtttcataaaatgaaaagaaataaatatatagtttttaaagatgaaacataatttttgaaaatagtgagaaaaaaaaagtacattaaactctatttatttattttgaatcttACTACTCTAGTTGAATTCAATATTCCACAAGAGCTTGATGCATAGTTAATTCCTCTTATTACTTGATGTCTCATAAACTTGTCCACACCTAAGTATGGAGGTGGCATTGGCAAACCCAATCTAATAGCTACAAAATGacaaaaaatgtattataatccttgtaatattgttttttttatgtttgcaTAGAAACAATAAATNAAAANTTTACCAATAAGGTCANCAAGGGTTTTGCCATTGCTAAACCTTCCCGTGGAACAATTATTGAAGTCAATGCCATAGGGAAATGTGTTTGCCTTGGCAAGTGTGTTGAGGTTGTTGTTGTTTCCAGCGTCTACAGTTGAATCACCAAAAACATACAAAGCTGGCACAATCCTCGTTTTAGAATGTGAGGCATTGGCCAATAATGTTAATTGTTGAGTTATGATCATGGAAATAACCCAGAGAACTTTTAAGcttttttccattttgttttattttggagCAATTAAACAATACAGATAGTGTCTTAAATAATGGTCTTTGTAGTAAACATTATTGTTTCATAACCAAAAGTACAACTCAAATGTGTGTAGTTATCTCTCAGCATGCTTCATCTTTTTAATTCCTGTTTTGTTTCCAAATACAATTATTGTTATTCCTTTCTAAATTAGGTACTGGCTAACTCATTCTACtttattcttccattttcatatgtttttagCTCCATTTttcttaactaatttttaaagttatatttcttatttttatttttgtgtaaatATAGTTCCTATTATTAGAAGGTAGCTATATATAGAATACTTTTGTCGAATAAGTtcatttttatagtattttttattttaaaatctcttctaaattgaaaatgtaaaatatgtgTAATTAGcccttattttattaaatttatttctctcttatttcttatgcacctctactttttttttaaaaatattttttttatttatttgtttttatcacCAAAGaatactatataataataaattgagtaCCTAAGGAACTCCAATCCTTATGCTTATAGGTGACATTTACAATAGGCATTGTAATAATATGttctttatttagattttcGTATCAATCCTATACGgagtataatatttttcaaatgatttGATTACATAGGAAAAGTCCCTTTTTGAGCTATTTAGCCAAACAATATGCCTAACATGTCCTGAATATTGTAGATAAAAGTTCATATTACAAAAGATAAGTTAATCTTTCTACTATGTCAAAGAACGCATTATCTTCATAAGATTGCACCAAAATTTCACAAGACGAGATCCAACAGCAATGAACACCACACACCACCGAAACGAATGACGACTGTCTGCGGTTTACGAAGGATGAGAATGAAAAACAATGCGACAAAGGAGAAACAAGCCCATGAATTGGGAGGGATGATCGCGACAGAGAAATGGTGAGGGAGGCGCGAGATCAAAAGGATGAGAATTGGAAGGTGGAGAGGAAGAGCTCCCATAAAAGTAATAAGCATAATGTcaatgtcaaataaataatgGTAGTAATAAGTATGTAAAACAATTCCTTCTAATTTCATGTGATAAaccatattttcaaattcatgagtcaataaaaaatagatttattatcaataatttgaaataaaattattttgtcacaaaaaataccaatataaacctttttttttcttcacagaTGCATAGTTTAATTCAAATGCTTTCCATAACTCAATAGCAATTTTAATATgacaaattattttgtaaaatttattacaCAAAAGACTTGAAATATATTCATGATATTAAATATCTGTTGACTAGtttgaaaaatatcaaataaataataacaataataataataataataataataataataataataataataataataataataataataagaagaagaagaagaagaagaagaagaacaatatGAATAAGACATAGataaatattgataaagttAAACAATTCttataggtttaatcattctcaTAGTCTCTATTTATATTGGGCTTTctcaaatagattttttttcactagtataataaagagaaaagacACCGGTTACTTTTGCTTATAGGTCTCGGTTTTACAACCGAGGCATATGTGGACGAGGTAAAAAAGGGTAAGATTTATGCCTCGGTTATGGACCGAGATAAAACGCGATAGAAATATGCCTCAGTTCTTAGATAATTGAGGCAGTCACGTGTTTTTTTTTCAGACTTTACGACTCGGTTCATTCTTTCCCAATTTCAGCTCAAGAAtctaaaacaaagaaagaaaaccatAACAGGAATCAAACAAGACACAATATTACAACAATGTTTATTTAACTCATTGCAATAAACAAGTTTGAACAAAGTTTGACAAGgttctttgtttttgtctttgaaGAAGCAGCAAACAATTCTAGAGAAGCAGCAAACATAATGAGCAAAACTAGGGTGTGTAGGATCAACGCCAGTGTCAACAAACCCAATAGTGATTCCTTCTCCAGCAGTTTCAAACCCACCTGCTTGAAACCAAGCTCCCTATGGCAGCCTCAAAAATTGTGGAGTGTGGGTGGTTGCAGTCCTCACAGAAAAATCCAAAACCACATTGGAGACTTCTCTTCTCCTTGAAAGTTTGTCTGCCTTGAAGATTTCAGAAAACAAGAATGTGTTGACTTAAGAAATTTATCAAATCATAGATAGAAACACCAAACCACGAATAAATGGAAACAAGAAATACAAACAAGCAAATGTTTCTTCacagaataaaacaaaatcaagatGCAGAAAAGTAAAAGCATATCATACCTACTGTTGTGTTACCAGCACAGCAAATCCATTAATCAAGTAATGATAACTATAGAGCTTCAGATATGTCTCCCCCTTAAACACCTTATTCAACAACGAATCATCAATTCAAGCAAAGTACGAACCATATCCCTGATTTTCCTTTGTAACATTCTGATGTCTGAAAGAACCAAAAGATCATACAATCTCTCAAATATAGCACAACTAGACAAAAAAGTCaagaaattagaagaaaataaaaatagcaatGGTACAAAGCAAACCAAGAGTTTAGAATATCAAACAGATATAATGATAAGATTCTCAAACAACTCATGATAGTAGTGAGAAGCAGGAGCTTGTCTGAGAGTAACAATGTAAACACCAGTTGCTACTTTACTTTGACACAAGGAAGGTATTAAAAGCATTCCCAACAAACATAGCACTAGCGAATGTTTATGCGACCAATGCAAGTTTCCCATTTGGGTTTCGGAATGCAACGCCCCACCAAGCATGAATTGGAGGGCTCGCCGATCTAGAGCAGCTTGGCGATCTGGAGCGGTGGATAAAGATGAAGATACTCTCTTTGATTTTAGGGGGAGGAGGTAGAAACCCTGTTTCTGATTTctggaaaagaaagaaaccctAACAGATTTCGCAATTTGGGCCCTTTTCTATTTTCGGTGGAGGCAGCAGTGGCGGAGGTAGCAGCGGTGGAGGCTACAGCGACGGCAAAAGAGTGGAGTCGTTGGAGGAAGCACCGCAAGCAATAGCAGCGGGGCACCAATTGCGCAACGACGAAGCGAGAAGGCGCGGCCAAGAGCTGCAACGAGTAGTGCGAAGCCCGAGCACTAGCAGCACAAGGGTGGCGCAACGAGCCAAGGAATGGTAGTTGTGAAGGAACCCACAGA contains these protein-coding regions:
- the LOC106763452 gene encoding GDSL esterase/lipase At1g71691-like, whose protein sequence is MEKSLKVLWVISMIITQQLTLLANASHSKTRIVPALYVFGDSTVDAGNNNNLNTLAKANTFPYGIDFNNCSTGRFSNGKTLXDLIAIRLGLPMPPPYLGVDKFMRHQVIRGINYASSSCGILNSTRVGDCLSLDKQIEYFTSTVANDLPRNIHSKTKLRHYLANSLYLLSIGSNDYMLNYFKYPNGTKNNLNPEKYADYLLEQLVSRIKKIYDLGARKFVVSRIGQIGCTPVSVVRTPYSQKCNEDINQKVKHYSNKLPGKLQDLQTQLSHSHFINLDNYNFTQKIRNSPESYGFRYIFDSCVQGRKPCANRNEYYFFDFAHPTEATNKIYANECFSGTQLCLPYNIMKLIHAN